One segment of Carya illinoinensis cultivar Pawnee chromosome 1, C.illinoinensisPawnee_v1, whole genome shotgun sequence DNA contains the following:
- the LOC122301084 gene encoding uncharacterized protein LOC122301084: protein MISSLTTKELARFAYVARSLWHRRNAFLYERHFAHPTKLFEKAVTECHLYQQAIQALVHKPNPVASLVVRWELPPADFIKFNWDITVQQTTNRIGIGIVLRDCGGEVLLSLMKPLVLCSNAAYAEARGLFEVVKLCSKLGFTNCMFEGDSLHVVQAINTQGSEEFIHNPIIADIKQLMHGTNWSLQHVKRAANQVAHKLAKEALFLNEERLEY from the coding sequence ATGATTTCCAGCCTAACTACCAAGGAGTTAGCTCGTTTTGCTTATGTTGCACGATCTCTCTGGCATAGAAGGAACGCCTTCCTATATGAAAGGCACTTTGCACATCCTACCAAGCTCTTTGAAAAGGCTGTCACAGAGTGTCATTTATATCAGCAGGCTATACAGGCCCTGGTTCATAAACCGAATCCAGTTGCCTCTCTTGTAGTTCGATGGGAATTACCACCTGCTGATTTCATTAAATTCAATTGGGATATTACAGTCCAACAAACAACAAACAGGATTGGTATTGGCATTGTCCTTAGGGATTGTGGAGGGGAGGTGTTGTTGAGTTTAATGAAGCCTCTAGTTTTATGTTCTAATGCTGCTTATGCTGAAGCTCGGGGATTATTTGAAGTTGTGAAGTTATGTTCTAAGCTTGGCTTTACAAACTGCATGTTTGAAGGTGACTCTCTACATGTTGTGCAAGCTATTAACACTCAAGGCTCCGAGGAGTTTATCCACAATCCTATTATTGCTGACATTAAACAACTGATGCATGGAACAAATTGGAGTCTGCAACATGTGAAAAGGGCAGCTAACCAAGTTGCACATAAGCTTGCTAAGGAAGCACTATTTTTAAATGAAGAAAGACTAGAATATTGA